In one Pelecanus crispus isolate bPelCri1 chromosome 12, bPelCri1.pri, whole genome shotgun sequence genomic region, the following are encoded:
- the MYL10 gene encoding myosin regulatory light chain 10 gives MFEQTQIQEFKEAFTIMDQNRDGFIDKADLRDTFAALGRLNVKNEELEDMVKEAPGPINFTVFLTMFGEKLKGTDPEETILNAFKIFDPEGKGHIKADYIKEMLMTQADRFSQEEINQMFAAFPPDVSGNLDYKNLCYVITHGEEKD, from the exons ATGTTTGAACAAACCCAGATCCAGGAGTTCAAAGAG GCTTTTACCATCATGGATCAGAACAGGGACGGCTTTATTGACAAAGCAGACTTGAGAGACACATTTGCTGCACTAG GTCGTCTGAATGTCAAGAATGAAGAGCTTGAAGACATGGTGAAGGAGGCGCCAGGTCCTATTAACTTCACTGTCTTCCTTACTATGTTTGGGGAAAAGCTGAAAG gCACGGACCCAGAAGAAACCATTCTGAACGCTTTTAAGATTTTCGACCCAGAAGGAAAAGGCCACATAAAGGCAGACTA cATCAAAGAAATGCTTATGACACAGGCAGACCGGTTCAGTCAAGAAGAG ATCAACCAGATGTTTGCTGCTTTCCCTCCAGATGTCTCTGGTAATCTTGACTACAAGAACCTCTGTTATGTTATCACCCATGGTGAGGAGAAAGACTAA